From Candidatus Baltobacteraceae bacterium, a single genomic window includes:
- a CDS encoding fumarylacetoacetate hydrolase family protein: protein MDVSRKGFLAGTAAAAAAVAGGAPSLVAGESGSATVTGLTFTMLRDGGADHVGIRGRHGIIDVSRAAGALGISDPPQTIEDVIVGRGDVASLQRIAAAAPEGAIRSESSVEYAPLVSSPEKILCVGLNYRAHLAETNMTAQPYPDLFNKYNTALNRHNGTVAVSTLPLTQFDYESELVLIMGKEARNVSEADALSYVFGYACGNDFSARDAQLRVSQWMTGKTPDQFAPLGPWLVTADQIPDPQTLQIQTFVNDEQTPRQDMNTAQMIFSCAKIVSYMSEFITLKPGDVIYSGTPSGVILGYPIDKRVWLKAGDRITTKISKLGELRFTLT from the coding sequence ATGGACGTATCTCGCAAAGGCTTTCTTGCCGGAACCGCGGCTGCGGCAGCCGCCGTAGCCGGCGGCGCACCCTCGCTCGTCGCGGGCGAGAGCGGTTCGGCCACGGTTACGGGCCTGACGTTCACGATGCTGCGCGACGGCGGCGCCGACCACGTCGGGATTCGCGGCCGGCACGGCATCATCGACGTTTCGCGCGCGGCCGGCGCGCTCGGGATCTCCGATCCGCCGCAAACGATCGAAGATGTGATCGTAGGCCGGGGTGACGTCGCCTCGCTGCAGCGCATCGCTGCTGCGGCACCCGAGGGCGCGATACGCAGCGAATCCTCGGTGGAATACGCACCGCTCGTCTCGTCGCCGGAAAAGATCCTCTGCGTCGGTTTGAACTACCGCGCCCATTTGGCCGAGACCAACATGACGGCGCAGCCGTATCCCGATCTCTTCAATAAATACAACACCGCGCTCAACCGGCACAACGGCACGGTCGCGGTATCCACGCTTCCGCTCACGCAATTCGATTACGAGTCTGAGCTCGTACTCATCATGGGTAAGGAGGCACGCAACGTTTCCGAAGCCGACGCGCTGTCCTACGTCTTCGGTTATGCCTGCGGTAACGATTTCAGCGCGCGCGATGCGCAGCTGCGAGTCTCCCAATGGATGACCGGCAAGACGCCCGATCAATTCGCTCCACTCGGCCCGTGGCTCGTGACTGCCGATCAGATCCCGGACCCGCAGACGTTGCAGATTCAAACCTTCGTCAACGACGAGCAGACACCGCGGCAAGACATGAACACCGCGCAGATGATCTTCTCGTGCGCGAAGATCGTCAGTTACATGTCGGAGTTCATCACGCTCAAGCCGGGTGATGTGATCTACAGCGGAACGCCGAGCGGCGTGATTTTGGGATACCCGATAGACAAGCGGGTCTGGCTGAAAGCAGGCGATCGCATCACGACCAAAATCTCGAAACTCGGGGAATTGCGTTTCACGCTAACGTAA
- a CDS encoding lytic transglycosylase domain-containing protein, which produces MKRLLGMLGLLSLLYSCSGGGYLPYAPRSLDSLQVSDLVSEASLTTGTPPGLVRAVMMAESAGDPSAISLAGAEGLMQLMPGTARGCGVSDAFDPTQNVQCGASYLKRLLNRYHGNVTLAVAAYNAGPGAVDRYHGVPPYPETRAYVARVVSAYRSY; this is translated from the coding sequence ATGAAAAGGTTGCTCGGGATGCTCGGCCTCTTGAGCCTGCTCTACAGCTGCAGCGGTGGGGGCTATTTACCCTATGCGCCGCGCTCGCTCGATTCGCTGCAGGTCAGCGATCTCGTGTCGGAAGCATCGCTGACCACCGGGACGCCGCCTGGTTTAGTGCGCGCGGTGATGATGGCGGAGTCCGCGGGCGATCCTTCCGCGATCAGCCTCGCCGGCGCTGAAGGGCTGATGCAACTGATGCCTGGCACGGCGCGCGGCTGCGGTGTGAGCGATGCATTCGATCCAACCCAGAACGTGCAGTGCGGAGCCTCCTATCTCAAGCGACTGCTCAATCGCTATCACGGAAATGTGACGCTCGCCGTCGCCGCGTACAACGCCGGGCCGGGTGCGGTCGATCGCTATCACGGCGTGCCACCCTATCCGGAAACGCGCGCTTACGTCGCCCGGGTGGTCTCCGCTTACCGGAGCTACTGA